In Oceanispirochaeta sp., the following proteins share a genomic window:
- a CDS encoding hemolysin III family protein has translation IYHFVKPSNLKRFLRILDHVNIYILIAGTYTPFCLVLPPERGIPLLYTVWAIVILGSVFKLVFWSKVKPLHTIIYLLMGWLIVFYVKDLKQVLPPQVGAWILGGGLSYTAGTLFYAAKKMPYYHAVWHLFVVAGSAFFYGGVYLYALPLM, from the coding sequence ATCTATCACTTTGTAAAACCATCGAACCTCAAGAGGTTCCTGAGAATTCTGGATCATGTGAATATCTATATCCTTATTGCCGGAACCTACACTCCCTTCTGTCTGGTTCTACCTCCTGAGCGGGGTATCCCTCTTCTCTATACGGTCTGGGCTATTGTGATTCTGGGTTCTGTCTTCAAGCTTGTATTCTGGTCCAAAGTTAAACCCCTTCACACCATCATCTACCTGCTGATGGGCTGGCTGATCGTCTTTTATGTCAAAGATCTCAAGCAGGTTCTGCCTCCTCAGGTGGGAGCCTGGATTCTGGGTGGGGGGTTGTCCTATACGGCGGGCACCCTGTTCTATGCCGCTAAAAAAATGCCCTATTATCATGCCGTCTGGCATCTGTTTGTCGTAGCGGGGAGCGCCTTCTTTTATGGCGGAGTCTATCTCTACGCTCTTCCTCTAATGTAA
- a CDS encoding AraC family transcriptional regulator: MDYNKIIQIKDILPRVNMANYFTLKEVSSWGPRVLPDFELILIRKGNFLYECLSSTDPLHRERTDSETELGPGDVLIIPPGENHRFYARQEEGAISCIHCLPRTDLPWESPLVRLHPQPSSRTSFTEEIDLMDGLFRKCSDLFEGYNNYRDELMGTVCREIWLLCASQWEMRNQPVSPRMQAMILFIQEHCTQTLTRQDLSNRFNLSPEYINALFKKELGLTPTECIHRERILLAYEALHRDGLNVSETAYKCGFKDPFYFSRVFKKILGIAPETVMRRKYFQ, encoded by the coding sequence ATTGAAGGAAGTCTCCTCCTGGGGTCCCAGGGTTCTGCCTGATTTTGAATTGATCCTGATCAGAAAGGGAAATTTTCTGTATGAATGCCTGAGCTCCACAGACCCGCTGCACAGGGAGCGGACAGATTCTGAGACGGAGCTGGGTCCCGGAGATGTGCTGATCATTCCGCCCGGGGAAAACCACCGTTTTTACGCCCGTCAGGAAGAGGGCGCCATCTCCTGCATCCACTGTCTGCCCCGTACGGATCTGCCCTGGGAGTCCCCTCTTGTCCGTCTCCATCCACAGCCCAGCTCCCGAACCTCTTTTACCGAAGAAATAGACCTGATGGATGGCTTATTCAGGAAGTGCAGTGATCTTTTTGAAGGATACAATAATTACCGGGATGAATTGATGGGCACGGTCTGCCGGGAAATATGGCTCCTCTGCGCCTCACAATGGGAGATGCGGAATCAGCCTGTCAGCCCGAGGATGCAGGCCATGATCCTCTTTATTCAGGAACACTGTACTCAGACCTTGACCAGGCAGGATCTCTCAAACCGTTTCAACCTCAGTCCTGAATATATCAATGCCCTGTTCAAAAAGGAACTGGGATTGACTCCGACTGAATGCATCCACAGAGAGCGGATACTGCTGGCCTATGAAGCCCTTCATCGAGACGGGCTTAATGTATCCGAAACGGCCTACAAGTGCGGATTCAAGGATCCATTTTACTTTTCGAGGGTCTTCAAGAAAATATTGGGGATTGCTCCTGAGACAGTGATGAGGCGGAAATATTTCCAGTAA